The following are from one region of the Nicotiana tomentosiformis chromosome 7, ASM39032v3, whole genome shotgun sequence genome:
- the LOC104088468 gene encoding uncharacterized protein isoform X1 codes for MRSTISFRDGYWQKIVSKNGEIMWLIVKDKFEVLGSVRERVLQALVISTMQRLFRAWKIRLTSHYSRHIADRIILSHRPEDVELEDWKYLVEYFGSSEFKKNPATGEKETPDRVWEIQYIHKNDNGEIVWVDPQSQQIHGQLQELVDQQQSEENEHPMTRDEILSFVLGERTSYVHSKGYRKNPPKKSHIQAANLEANVSSAMATVRQKMQAEMQAEMSRKL; via the exons ATGAGGAGCACTATCTCATTCCGGGATGGGTATTGGCAAAAGATTGTTTCGAAAAATGGAGAAATAATGTGGTTAATAGTTAAG GATAAGTTTGAAGTTCTTGGCAGTGTGCGAGAGCGTGTGTTGCAAGCCTTGGTCATCAGTACTATGCAAAGACTTTTTAGAGCATGGAAAATTCGATTGACCAGTCACTACTCTCGCCACATTGCTGATAGAATTATATTATCTCATCGACCTGAAGATGTTGAGCTCGAGGACTGGAAATACCTAGTAGAATATTTTGGAAGTTCTGAATTTAAG AAAAATCCTGCCACTGGAGAAAAAGAAACACCAGATCGAGTTTGGGAGATccaatatatacataaaaatgaTAATGGAGAAATTGTGTGGGTGGATCCACAATCCCAACAAATTCAT GGCCAACTACAGGAACTAGTAGATCAGCAACAATCTGAAGAGAACGAGCATCCCATGACTAGAGATGAGATTTTATCCTTCGTTCTCGGTGAAAGAACAAGCTATGTTCATAGTAAAGGGTACAGAAAGAATCCTCCAAAAAAGAGTCACATTCAAGCAGCAAACTTAGAGGCTAATGTGTCTTCTGCTATGGCAACTGTACGTCAAAAAATGCAAGCTGAAATGCAAGCTGAGATGAGTCGAAAGTTGTAA
- the LOC104088468 gene encoding uncharacterized protein isoform X2 encodes MRSTISFRDGYWQKIVSKNGEIMWLIVKDKFEVLGSVRERVLQALVISTMQRLFRAWKIRLTSHYSRHIADRIILSHRPEDVELEDWKYLVEYFGSSEFKKNPATGEKETPDRVWEIQYIHKNDNGEIVWVDPQSQQIHELVDQQQSEENEHPMTRDEILSFVLGERTSYVHSKGYRKNPPKKSHIQAANLEANVSSAMATVRQKMQAEMQAEMSRKL; translated from the exons ATGAGGAGCACTATCTCATTCCGGGATGGGTATTGGCAAAAGATTGTTTCGAAAAATGGAGAAATAATGTGGTTAATAGTTAAG GATAAGTTTGAAGTTCTTGGCAGTGTGCGAGAGCGTGTGTTGCAAGCCTTGGTCATCAGTACTATGCAAAGACTTTTTAGAGCATGGAAAATTCGATTGACCAGTCACTACTCTCGCCACATTGCTGATAGAATTATATTATCTCATCGACCTGAAGATGTTGAGCTCGAGGACTGGAAATACCTAGTAGAATATTTTGGAAGTTCTGAATTTAAG AAAAATCCTGCCACTGGAGAAAAAGAAACACCAGATCGAGTTTGGGAGATccaatatatacataaaaatgaTAATGGAGAAATTGTGTGGGTGGATCCACAATCCCAACAAATTCAT GAACTAGTAGATCAGCAACAATCTGAAGAGAACGAGCATCCCATGACTAGAGATGAGATTTTATCCTTCGTTCTCGGTGAAAGAACAAGCTATGTTCATAGTAAAGGGTACAGAAAGAATCCTCCAAAAAAGAGTCACATTCAAGCAGCAAACTTAGAGGCTAATGTGTCTTCTGCTATGGCAACTGTACGTCAAAAAATGCAAGCTGAAATGCAAGCTGAGATGAGTCGAAAGTTGTAA